AACGTTgtttctccgttttaattttagCTTTTCTTGTGCTCCTCCTTGTGGCTGTTTGCTGCACGAGCCAAATAGTTCAACTaaacattgcacaaaaaagGTGTAAAAGTGTAAATACTCAACACGTGTAATACAACAATGTAACTTTTTGTATAGCATTAACTCAAAAACTGCTTTTGATTATAACTGTTAAACTTTAATATATTGTTTCATGTATTGTTTCATACATTAAGTATTCATAAGTTTTCTGCACTTCATGTTTAATATTATAAATAGGCCAATCTGCCTTTACATTGTACACTACATGCGGACATGACGGAGTTGATGATCTTGAGGCATCAGTATATCTTGGCAGAGTATATAGTGTTCTTGTTTATGGGGCCTTAGGATCAAACCCAAAGTGAAGTAAGGGTGAAGttaaatttaaaatacatcatcTGGTTGAAATGAGCCTGTTTGTTTTAAACCATTGATGGGTCCAATATAAAAATTTTCCGGGTTAATTCATTTAACCCAAAGGGTTTGTCTCTTTGCACTGGGTTAAGAGTGGCTGTGGGTTTGAACCCTGTCTATGGTGATGTCCAAATTGTTTCTGATATGCCAAGTACAATGTCACTTTTTATGCATCTTTGGCATTGTACTTTTgcatttatatacatatataaaagcATGCAATTAATTTATACTTGTGTTTATTCTTTGCTTGTACAGTAAACTCAGCAAATAGTAAAGTGTGTACACTATACATAAAATAGTGTGATCTGAGAATATGTGTTATCTAAAGGTTGCAGAAAGTTATCCACTCATAAAGGTTAATTTACCAACACGCGCAAGCTAGGCATTACATGATTATCAGCAGGTGCAACAACTTTAAAGAGAACATATGGACTACGGCGCCATCTACTGACAAATACACAACACAACAACGTCATATTGCACATCCGTCTGTAGGCGTCAGTatagtgcacacacatacacggaGAACCGCCATTAATCAGCAGCAGAAGAAGAAGAACATCAACAGTCTCCAAGCAACTGCGATAGTTCTTGCAAACTTCCAGGCATGGCGGAAAAGAAAATAGCAGGTATGTATATATGTTTAGACGCCTAAATGAATTTACTGTGGATTGTGCGTGAAACAAAAATAAACGCTACTCCCACGACTAGATATAAGACTTAATCTTGAGCATAATGAAAACCGCCTAGACGGGCATCAAGCAGTCCGTCTAATTCCCTGATCTTGTAAATCCTGCTGAATATTAACTTATGGTTAAACGACATTTTCTCCCAGTCCGCTCGCAGGACCCGAACCAGCGGCGCGTACTGGACAGCGCCACGCGGCAGCGCCGTTTGACCCGACAGCTCGAGGCTCTCGAGAAAGACAACTTCCAGGACGACCCTCACGCGAGCCTCCCTCAGCTGGTCAAGCGGCTGCCACAGTTCGACGAGAGCAACGAATCCGGTAACGAACCAAGTCGGTGTTACGGGCCAAAGCCCATGCAATTGCacgtatttaaaatatatttattatgaaatGAATCCTACTCTGTTAAGTTAAATAACGTTAGTTTCATCATCATTGTTGATCTTCTTTTATGTGCTTATACTTAAAGgcaagcggaggaagaagacaaGGGGTGATCATTTTAAACAGAGGTTCCGCAAAAACTTCCAGACTCTTTTGGAAGAGGAGGTAAGTGATACTCTTGTGTTGTTTAGGATGCTGTTGTGGAGATCAGCTCAGATCTACTCATGCAGGTTAACTTCCTCCAGAGTCCAGACTACAACCGTAATAAAACAAACCAACTAATCAAACAGTAGTAAACGTTTTACATAACATTACAGTAATAACAATCACATTTGAGAGCAATGGAAGTTACAAATCAACTTAAAAGCAAAATGCTTAGACATATTACAGTACTGAGAATTACTGCAGAATACTATATTGAGTGGCTcggtgggtagcactgttgcctcacatcAGGAAGGTCGGGGTTTCGAACCCCGGCTAGGTCAAGTGACCTTTCTGTGTGTCGTTTGCATggtctccctgtgtcagcgtgtGTTTACTTCAGGTACTCCTGCTTCCTCCCACATGCCAAAAAAAATGCTAGTTAGGTGAATTTGATATACCAAATTGCCCCTACTCCAGGTCTATCTAGCCATGGATGCTGGAATTGTaaagaagaaataaagaatACAATATCCTAACTTTCTTTTAAAGAGAAATGTGACTGTTACATGTTCAcccttttttttatttcaggacTTGAGTGTCAGCGAAGGTCCAAACTATCTGACTGCCTGTGCTGAGCCCTCTAAGCTTCCTCAGAGGCATTTCTGTGCCGTGTGTGGCTTCCCTTCAAACTACACCTGTGTGTCATGTGGAGCTCGCTACTGCTGTGTCCGATGTTTAGGAACGCACCATGAGACCAGGTAACACAACCGTTTGTGGGAAGCAGAGGTgtattttactttctacttaaaagtaattttttttcaagtattcatattttatcTGTGTtcttctttggaaaacatacattcacTTTGCTTATAGTCTGTAACAGCCCCAAATCATCTCTGCTGCATAGTTGCATTTTTCCAGTTGCCGAATATGTTGCTGTGATGACACTTATTTCTGGTGCTATGTCATTTCTGTCACATTCTCTAATGTGTTGTGTCTTATTAACTCACTGTCATGCAATGTGTGCAACACTCCCTCTTTCCGTTTTTTCCCCTTTCCCTGCTGTTAAAGAAATTCTTAAAGGAAATCACcatcgtttttcaatattttactatgacATCAGTAACATTACCATGCATGATTTAAAAACAAGCAGATAATTCCACGTACCCACACCGCAGCAACCCGCCGATCCCGTGAAGCCGGCCACACCTCACATCACTGAGGCACTATGGTTTAAAAGGATGTTGTGATTTTTGGaaatacagtcagtcaggtgcaaaatgtacagcgcGTCAAAAGTTCAATGGGTTATCATCTCATGTTTTAACATCAAATttcaagagataccagagagccatacgagcattaacattacatcttgactgagaacaggTAAGAGGACGACACAGCTAATCGCTAAAATTATAGCAAAAGACTTAAAGCTgcttaatgttatgaagcttgTTCTTTGACTGGACGTGTTTAAAAGCGCGCTGTTTATGGTGCACATCCACAAAGGAAGTTCAACTCTGTACATAACTTAGTTGAAAACTTAGTTGAAGTCTTGCATTTTATGCAGATAGATGCACgttgtacatttatg
The sequence above is drawn from the Misgurnus anguillicaudatus chromosome 22, ASM2758022v2, whole genome shotgun sequence genome and encodes:
- the znhit1 gene encoding zinc finger HIT domain-containing protein 1 isoform X2; translated protein: MAEKKIAVRSQDPNQRRVLDSATRQRRLTRQLEALEKDNFQDDPHASLPQLVKRLPQFDESNESGKRRKKTRGDHFKQRFRKNFQTLLEEEDLSVSEGPNYLTACAEPSKLPQRHFCAVCGFPSNYTCVSCGARYCCVRCLGTHHETRCLKWTV
- the znhit1 gene encoding zinc finger HIT domain-containing protein 1 isoform X1; translated protein: MAEKKIAVRSQDPNQRRVLDSATRQRRLTRQLEALEKDNFQDDPHASLPQLVKRLPQFDESNESGNEPSKRRKKTRGDHFKQRFRKNFQTLLEEEDLSVSEGPNYLTACAEPSKLPQRHFCAVCGFPSNYTCVSCGARYCCVRCLGTHHETRCLKWTV